A genome region from Anastrepha ludens isolate Willacy chromosome 3, idAnaLude1.1, whole genome shotgun sequence includes the following:
- the LOC128856410 gene encoding uncharacterized protein LOC128856410, giving the protein MAFNFSERHKQIDRAVEVNPEKTRKLWSSLSREQDRRAAILESLRAGKSPKEIIEWFGYKKTEHWMDRVAAGREYVFQQEAASTHKAKKTQAWLQNNLPYHWSPDFWPPSSPDCNPLDYYVWGTVEAKVNAKPHNTKDALKTTIEEVMTTMDKGEVTRACGRFRSTLEQVIARDGGYIE; this is encoded by the exons ATGGCCTTCAATTTTTCCGAGCGACACAAGCAAATCGATAG ggccgtcgaggtaaatccggaaaaaactcGAAAGCTCTGGAGCTCTCTGAGTCGAGAGCAGGACAGAAGAGCTGCAATACTAGAGTCACTTCGCGCCGGAAAAAGCCCTAAAGAGATAATTGAGTGGTTTGGCTACAAAAAGACAGAACACTGGATGGACCGCGTGGCTGCTGGAAGAGAATATGTGTTTCAGCAGGAAGCCGCATCTACTCACAAGGCAAAGAAGACTCAGGCTTGGCTCCAGAACAACCTACCCTACCACTGGTCACCAGATTTTTGGCCACCTTCAAGCCCAGACTGCAAtcctcttgattattacgtgtggggcacagttgaagcaaaagttaacgcgAAGCCTCATAACACTAAGGACGCTCTGAAGACAACTATCGAGGAAGTGATGACCACAATGGACAAAGGGGAGGTAACTCGCGCATGTGGGCGCTTCAGGTCCACGTTGGAGCAGGTAATTGCACGAGATGGAggttacattgaataa